From Aegilops tauschii subsp. strangulata cultivar AL8/78 chromosome 5, Aet v6.0, whole genome shotgun sequence:
ggactaatgtgagcattagtcccggttcgagcggctagggcaccgtacaggcattagtcccggttcaaacgggacctttagtcccggttggtgccacgaaccgggactaaagggtgcgatgccaattagtaccggttcgtggcaccaaccggtactaaaggttagacctttagtcccggtttgagacaccaaccggtactaatgggtttgaggcattagtaccggttcgtggcacgaaccggtactaaaggtcccattttcaaactctacccccacCCCCGGTGGATcgtcttttcagttttgtaaaaagctaaagaaaatgataaaaacttcaaaaattaaaatccttccaaatgtagttatgttactacaggtactagttaggaaaatttaaaaacttaaatttggacatgttttgcaaaaagtgtagggaaaatgtaaaacggctataacttttgcatacgatgtcagaaaaaacatataatatatcaaaatgttcagcacaaaaattcgcatccgattttgaccgcctacggcctgtttgcaaatttttagaatccttaaattttaaaaggaaaaaaagttatgctcaaatttcaatttttttcaattttggtcaaactacttattcaagaagtattagtgttactaaataattatttaataatattagtgttactaaataattattacAGTTTTTTAGAATTTTGGTTAAatttggtcaaactgtggtcaaactacttattcaagaaatattagtgttactacataattattcaagaatattagtgttactaaataattatttcaattttttgaattttggtcaaatctggtcaaattgtggtcaaactatggtcaaactacttattgaagaaatattagtgttactaaataattattgtttttttagaataatagtttcaaactcaaacagtgaaacatgtgacttcatgctcaagctaaactcctgagggttaataggattgacatctttcTATTGTCAGgtaaacaacaagtgcagacttggaaacgaggggaatagaacccgaaagttaagcgtgctcaggctggagtagtcagaggatgggtgaccggctgggaagttagatgatttggaatgatgatgggtgattagagattagaggttaaattgagcagtgatgaggggtgattagagattaaattgaaaaataatttagaaatttgaaattaaaaaaatttaaaaaaatcaatTTGTTTTCGTAAAAatatctttagtaccggttggtgttaccaaccgggactaaaggtgaagctccagacagcggccacatggacggcctttagtcctggttcgtgtaagaaccgggactaaaggggaggctttagtaacgatcctttagtcccggttccagaaccgggactaaaggcgcTTATGAATCGGGACAAATGACCCTTTTTCTATTAGTGCATCCCCGTGGGCGGCGCTGCCCGGGAGCTGCTGGACCTGATCGCGTGGCAGGTTCTTGCGGTCGCCGATTTGCAGGACTACGTCCGGCTCCGTGCCGTGTGCGCGCACTGGCGCGCCAGCACCGCCTGCCCGCGCGGCCGCGGCATCGTCGACCGGCGCTTCCACCCACGAAAGTGGATGATGCTGCCTGAGGTCCACGGCCTCTACCTGGGCAACAGCAGGCTGCGCGGCTTCGTCCGCTTCTTCAACCTCTCCACCGGCGCCTTCGCCCGTGCCAACCTCCCGCTATTCACGGACCACTGCGCCCTCGACTCCATTGACGGCCTCCTCCTGCTGCAGCGCGCGGGACCACGACACCGCCGTCCGCCTCCTCCACCCCTTCACCGGCGACGTCCTCGACTTCCCGCCTCTGGAGACCCTCCTGAGGCACGCGGGCGCGGCGACGCCCGACGCCAAGTGGTGTCGTATATGAAATATCGTTGCCGCCTCTATGAACGTGGGCGCGAACGGAGTCGTCTCGCTCATGATTTTGATGGCACACCCTTGGAGCAAGATAGCATTTGCCACCTCCGAAGATCCACAATGGAGGGTTTCAAGCTGGTTCGCCTCCCGAAGTTGTCGTCCAACCTCGTTCCAAGGAAAGATATATGCGGTCCGTTTTACCACAAGTTTCGCCCAACCAGAGGTGCTAGAGACCGGCCCACCACAGCTACAGGGGGTGGAAGAACCCTGGCTGCCACCACCAAGGTCGATTGCCAAATGCCCAGCAAGCACACCCGACACCTTTTACACGTACCATCTGGTAGAATGCGGCCCAGAGATCCTGGTGGTCATTCTAAGCCACAACTACAAGAAGATTGCAGTTTACAGACTAGCTGACCTTATGCTGGGAAGGTTTGTGCCAATGACATGCATCGGTGGCAACGCCCTCTTCATCGAAGGGAGGACGCTGTGCGTCAGTTCCAAAGCGTTTCCTACCATTGTGGGTGACACCATCGTCTTTCTCAATAGGAAGCAACATTGTCTTGCTCAATACCACCTGGGCAGCGACACATTGTTATCGGCAGAATATAGATTTGCGGACGCATATGCTATGAAAATTCCTtgtagcataattcaacatatCTACACATGTTGCTATCGTAAAATATGGTTAGTGATGCACatgttttttattttctgttccaCCATTGTTCTCCCTGATCATAATCGTTCCTTTTGCCAGAATATTTAATTTTGTGCTGCTAGGTAAGCTCATTGTTCCCCCTCTCTGTGTGCAGGAACAAGGGACAGATAGTGTTTCGGAAGAAGCAGAACAAGTGGCGGGTGAAGGGAAAGTGGCGAATTGGGGTACGTACATCTTTGCCTACGATGGTATGATCTTTTTCTAGAGTATGCATTTTTGGTTTGTTTACATTTACTGATTATCCCCCAAAGGGTGACTATGGCCAACTGGTTAATTCCCGGGGAAGGGACGATATGGGGGCTCACGCGTTAGTTTCTTCTCGATACGCCTCGCACCCATGCATGTGAAAAATATTGCACTActtatattccaaaaatattgtaCATAAATACAACAATCTAATATTAATGTTCTAATAAGCAATTCAAACTATTTAAAAAATTAATGTTCCTATTTTCATTAAAGCATATAGCAACTAATTCCCGCAACAATCTGTGGGGTATCTAGTTGTATGTGTTGGTGGGTCAAACACACACTGATGCTAACATGTTTGTTCTGGAAGTTGTACAAGGATAGTTTGTTGTATTGTCCACCAAAGCAAACAAAAATGATGCATGCTGATTTCACATTTAGACCACTCTTTTTTTCGTCTTTTTGCATATATTTAGAATCTCTTAGATTATGTATCTCAATACTTCATTGTGTATGTGTCTTCTACTATTTATTGGATCAGGTTTATTACATCAATATGTAACTGTGGTCTTAAAATACAAATCAAGGTGCCCAGGCGTCTTAAAAGACTATAAGTGAAATGGACTTGACAGGCGATGGAGAAGTGATATTTGACACGTACGAATCTTAATTTCGCTTCTTATTATTCTAGCAGGTCTTCTCTTTTGGAGCTACGTGCGTGAGAAATCTGTTATTGTCAGTGAATCGATCATCAATTCATCGTCACATCGATGGATGGATCAGATCATGAGATCATCTACAGCAATACGTAGCAAAAAAGAGCACTCATATGATCCGTGGACGCATGAAAAAGTAGGGGGGAAGCGACGGCGCAGACAGGAGGAAGAGAATGGGACGGGGCTAGGCTTCCTTTGCTGTCGGGATAGCCAGATTGGGTCCCTCGAGCGGTGCGCCAGAACGGCGCCATGAATGTGCCCTCACTGTCCTCACCTAAAATCGGAGGAGACGCCCGTCGGACCCATCGGTTTCTGCGCGTTTCCGTATGGGTCCCGTCCATCAGTCCGGCATGGTGGGTCCCACATATGAAGTGGCGGAGGTACAGTAGCGATGTTGGGCGGGCCAATAGAAAGGAAAGCCCAATAGTTTTGCACTCTTGGCCCAGTCTAGTTTGAATACCCTACTGCACTTGCTATGGGCTGGGTGGGCCATGACCTTTTTCAGCAACCCGTGGCTCCGCCAGTGCATATAAGGGCTGAGTATGAGGGTTGTTGGTCGATTCGGACGTTCGGGCTGGGTTTGCCCGATGGTAAATTCCTGGTCGGACAGGCCGCTCGGGCGTTTGGTGCAGATACGAGACGTCCGGTCTACATGCTCCGAGAGACCTCCAAAGTGTGCCTGTGTTATTATTAAATTAAAAAGAAAACAGGCAAGTGTGGAGGCCGAACAAAATTAGTGCGTGCGTCTGCCGTTCTGCATGCTCGTCGTCATGACACGATCGATGGTACGTATACAGCAGTGCACGGACGCCCCGAGGGAAATGAACGGGATGGAACAGCGTTGGGACGTTGCGCTTGCAGTTGCAGGTGATGACTGATGAGGCCGGCGGCGGTCAGCTCGCACATGCACATGTCAGCCATAGACATTGACGGGTGGTACGTGTGTGTTGGATGGACGTCGATCGTACGTTGCGGGTCGATCGATCTGTGGCGTCCCCCGTAGGCCGGCCGGGCGGCATGGGCATGACTGCTGTGCGTCTGCCCTGCACCAGCTCCAGCAATGGATCGCTGCCAATCTCTACCTGCACAATTTAACGCCGGACCGGACGTACGTACGGCCGGCGAGTGCGTGCACACATACCGAGGCCGGCTGCTGGCAGCAAGCACCGGCCGCAGTCTGCACGATGCCATTGTTATTGAATGCCCGATAGAAATGAATCGTGTCACCAACCAACAGAAACTTATACATATGCTGCAATGCAACAGCAGCCGTTAACCATGCACGTACTTTGGCTACTAAAGTACGTATTATATGTTGCCATCGTACTTACGTgcatacatgcatgcatgcacgcggGCTCAGTCCACCAGTACGTAGCAATATATAGGCATGGCTTAGCTACTTGCTACTGTAGCACTACGACTAAGTACGAGTGCACCACTAACGCACATGCATCTTTCCTCACATGACGGCGCAGGCGTTGGGGTTCTCGTCACTGAACATCTGCGGCGCGTGCAGCATCTCCACCCGGTACGACGTCGTCCACCCCCCTGCTACCACTccccctcctccgccgcccacgCCGCCGTACATCATCGCCATCGGGAACGCCTGCTCCGCGGCCACCGCagcgccgccggcctcctccccgccGTCCTCCTGCTTGTTCTTGTTCCTGTTTTTCTTCTTGCCACCGCCTCCTtgcccctgctgctgctgctgctgctccccggcgtcctcgccgctgtccttctgctgcttcttcttgTCGCCGCTgtccttctgctgcttcttcttgTCGCCGCCATCCTTGTTCTTGGCCGTTGGCGGGGGCACGACGTCGACGTCCCTCCGGAGCTTGCGCCGGAGCACGTCGGGGAGGGCCTTGGCGTCCATGGTGCCCTGCACCGTCACGTGCTCCTTGGCCGTGTCCACCTTCACCTCCTTCACGCCTGCATACATGCATTCATGCAGCACCCATGGGCAAGAACGTCAATCATTTCGATTCCCAGCGACAGCCATGCAGTGTTGCAGCAGCGCTTGCTGCACGACAACTCCATGAATGAATGTACTACGTGCTGCATGCATGCCATGCATGATGCATGgcaggaagagagagagagagagagagagagagagagagagagagagagagagagagagagagagagagagagagagagagagagagagagagagagagagagagagagagtcagTGGGTGGGTTGCATGCTCAGTCAATTATGCAGTTACCTTTGATCTTGTGCGCGGTCCGCCTGATCCGGTCAATGCAGCCGTTGCAGTGGAGCCCGATCTTCACCACCACCGTCGTCTCCGGACCCTAATTAGTTAACAAACAAACTAATCACCATCAGCATCAGATGCATCCATAATTCCGTACTAATCCCATTTGATTGATTAAGGACCAATGCTAGTTAATCATCAAACTAATCACCTCCTTGTtattcttcttcttgtcatcgcCGGCGGTCTTGGCGCCCTTGCCGTCGCCGGCCTGACCCTTCTTGCCCTCGGCGGTGTCGCCGccgtccttcttcttcttggggttGGGGGGATTGGGCGGGGAGACGAACGCGACGGGCTTGTGCGTCCTGGCCTCGACGCGCTCCTTGAGGTCCCAGGGGTCGACAGCCTTGCCGCACACCGTCACCGTGCCGGCGGCCACGTCCGCCGCCACGCCCTCCACACCCTGCGCCGCCTTGACGGCCTTGACGACCTTGCGCGCGCAGCCGTCGCAGTGCAGGTCCACCCCGAGCACCACGGGCGCCGCTTCTTTCTTCTTCCCACCGTCGCcgtcttctttcttcttctgctGCTTCTTGTTTGCCCTCTCGTTCCCCTCGTCGCCGGTGCCATTCCCCCCCTCTTTCTCCTTGGCGTCGGCACCCTCCGCCATGACCGGCTCGCTCGCTCACTCGAGATGGATGTACTCGTGGTCGTTGTTGTGCCTGTGTTGTGTTGTgccagaggaagaagaaagggagaGATGGATCGGAGGTTGGGTTGGGCTGGCGAGGAGAGAAGAGGAGGGCGCATAAATAGGAGCTCCGGGACTTGGTCGTCGTAGTAGCTGCTCAGCTCAGCTCAGCTGAGACCGCTTCTCCTGTACATT
This genomic window contains:
- the LOC109757606 gene encoding heavy metal-associated isoprenylated plant protein 3, whose translation is MAEGADAKEKEGGNGTGDEGNERANKKQQKKKEDGDGGKKKEAAPVVLGVDLHCDGCARKVVKAVKAAQGVEGVAADVAAGTVTVCGKAVDPWDLKERVEARTHKPVAFVSPPNPPNPKKKKDGGDTAEGKKGQAGDGKGAKTAGDDKKKNNKEGPETTVVVKIGLHCNGCIDRIRRTAHKIKGVKEVKVDTAKEHVTVQGTMDAKALPDVLRRKLRRDVDVVPPPTAKNKDGGDKKKQQKDSGDKKKQQKDSGEDAGEQQQQQQGQGGGGKKKNRNKNKQEDGGEEAGGAAVAAEQAFPMAMMYGGVGGGGGGVVAGGWTTSYRVEMLHAPQMFSDENPNACAVM